In one Zalophus californianus isolate mZalCal1 chromosome 10, mZalCal1.pri.v2, whole genome shotgun sequence genomic region, the following are encoded:
- the LOC118356039 gene encoding SLAM family member 5-like isoform X2 yields MGTCSEDPDLCRASWLLGFTSLLLSVCSSVTQSAGAHGSGVEDSGIPVSLKGAQGGSVWFHVIRNPELPPEVELEKISWGNVSRANYIVMLHVFPGRDVPEWVNFQDKFEKRVHVLNITTLRIDNLTLEDSGRYRARVCYRRGRQYDQDFRLRVYEPVPLPQIRGTVLSLTPAWCNVTVECDANGTREDLTVTWESEGPSRELEQRPAPGPAPNPWTMAVNLPPSQPNTSLTCVVSNQVDQKTATRDLGDVCGHDPPGQTGAALLGGILGAVVVVLLILGAGLVLWKRLGKKRKLEPRRGAGSQKEHGDPDGGIHYAELSQQEAGDNRDKGKGAPHLEEEKLLTTVYSEIRKPGQALSII; encoded by the exons ATGGGCACCTGCTCAGAAGACCCCGACCTGTGCAGGGCCTCCTGGCTCCTAGGATTCACCAGCCTCCTCCTCA GCGTCTGCAGCTCTGTGACCCAGAGTGCTGGAGCCCATGGTTCTGGAGTTGAGGATTCTGGAATCCCTGTTTCTCTGAAGGGGGCTCAAGGAGGTTCTGTGTGGTTTCATGTGATCAGAAATCCAGAATTACCTCCAGAGGTCGAGCTGGAGAAGATTTCTTGGGGCAATGTATCCAGGGCCAACTACATAGTCATGCTGCACGTGTTTCCTGGGAGAGATGTTCCAGAATGGGTCAACTTCCAGGACAAGTTTGAGAAGAGGGTCCATGTGCTCAACATAACGACCCTGAGGATTGACAACCTGACCCTTGAGGACAGTGGGCGGTACCGGGCTCGAGTCTGCTACAGGCGAGGAAGACAATATGACCAGGATTTCCGCCTGAGGGTCTATG AGCCCGTGCCCCTTCCCCAGATCCGGGGCACCGTTCTGTCCCTCACACCAGCCTGGTGCAACGTCACTGTGGAGTGTGACGCCAACGGAACCAGGGAGGACCTGACCGTGACCTGGGAGAGCGAGGGTCCCTCCAGGGAGCTGGAGCAGAGACCCGCCCCAGGACCAGCCCCCAATCCCTGGACCATGGCTGTGAACCTGCCCCCGAGCCAGCCCAACACCAGCCTCACCTGTGTGGTCAGCAACCAGGTGGACCAGAAAACTGCCACTCGGGACCTTGGGGACGTCTGTGGCCACG ATCCACCAGGACAGACTGGTGCTGCCCTCCTAGGAGGCATCCTGGGGGCTGTCGTGGTCGTGCTGCTGATCCTCGGAGCTGGACTGGTCCTTTGGAAGAGACttgggaagaagaggaagttgGAGCCTAGGAGAG GTGCAGGATCGCAGAAGGAGCATGGGGACCCAGATGGCGGCATCCACTATGCAGAGCTGAGCCAGCAGGAAGCTGGAGACAACAGGGACAAg GGTAAGGGTGCACCTCATCTAGAAGAGGAGAAGCTTCTCACTACTGTCTACAGTGAGATCCGCAAACCAGGCCAGGCCTTGAGCATCATTTAA
- the LOC118356039 gene encoding SLAM family member 8-like isoform X1: MGTCSEDPDLCRASWLLGFTSLLLSVCSSVTQSAGAHGSGVEDSGIPVSLKGAQGGSVWFHVIRNPELPPEVELEKISWGNVSRANYIVMLHVFPGRDVPEWVNFQDKFEKRVHVLNITTLRIDNLTLEDSGRYRARVCYRRGRQYDQDFRLRVYEPVPLPQIRGTVLSLTPAWCNVTVECDANGTREDLTVTWESEGPSRELEQRPAPGPAPNPWTMAVNLPPSQPNTSLTCVVSNQVDQKTATRDLGDVCGHETDPPGQTGAALLGGILGAVVVVLLILGAGLVLWKRLGKKRKLEPRRGAGSQKEHGDPDGGIHYAELSQQEAGDNRDKGKGAPHLEEEKLLTTVYSEIRKPGQALSII; this comes from the exons ATGGGCACCTGCTCAGAAGACCCCGACCTGTGCAGGGCCTCCTGGCTCCTAGGATTCACCAGCCTCCTCCTCA GCGTCTGCAGCTCTGTGACCCAGAGTGCTGGAGCCCATGGTTCTGGAGTTGAGGATTCTGGAATCCCTGTTTCTCTGAAGGGGGCTCAAGGAGGTTCTGTGTGGTTTCATGTGATCAGAAATCCAGAATTACCTCCAGAGGTCGAGCTGGAGAAGATTTCTTGGGGCAATGTATCCAGGGCCAACTACATAGTCATGCTGCACGTGTTTCCTGGGAGAGATGTTCCAGAATGGGTCAACTTCCAGGACAAGTTTGAGAAGAGGGTCCATGTGCTCAACATAACGACCCTGAGGATTGACAACCTGACCCTTGAGGACAGTGGGCGGTACCGGGCTCGAGTCTGCTACAGGCGAGGAAGACAATATGACCAGGATTTCCGCCTGAGGGTCTATG AGCCCGTGCCCCTTCCCCAGATCCGGGGCACCGTTCTGTCCCTCACACCAGCCTGGTGCAACGTCACTGTGGAGTGTGACGCCAACGGAACCAGGGAGGACCTGACCGTGACCTGGGAGAGCGAGGGTCCCTCCAGGGAGCTGGAGCAGAGACCCGCCCCAGGACCAGCCCCCAATCCCTGGACCATGGCTGTGAACCTGCCCCCGAGCCAGCCCAACACCAGCCTCACCTGTGTGGTCAGCAACCAGGTGGACCAGAAAACTGCCACTCGGGACCTTGGGGACGTCTGTGGCCACG AAACAGATCCACCAGGACAGACTGGTGCTGCCCTCCTAGGAGGCATCCTGGGGGCTGTCGTGGTCGTGCTGCTGATCCTCGGAGCTGGACTGGTCCTTTGGAAGAGACttgggaagaagaggaagttgGAGCCTAGGAGAG GTGCAGGATCGCAGAAGGAGCATGGGGACCCAGATGGCGGCATCCACTATGCAGAGCTGAGCCAGCAGGAAGCTGGAGACAACAGGGACAAg GGTAAGGGTGCACCTCATCTAGAAGAGGAGAAGCTTCTCACTACTGTCTACAGTGAGATCCGCAAACCAGGCCAGGCCTTGAGCATCATTTAA